The following is a genomic window from Candidatus Parvarchaeota archaeon.
TGTCAGTTGCAATTATAGAGGGGACTGCAAGGCCGTTAATCAACAGGCTTATCGAGTCCTTTCCAGACTCAAGGGAGCTTGAGCAGCCAATCAGCTTTCCAGAAAGGTCAATTGCGCAGACAGCGCATGTCGCCCCGGGGTCGATGCCAATGATGCCATATTTTGCCATGCATACCCAACCTAGCCTGCAATTCTTGCCGTCTGCCGTGCTTGCAATCTCAATATTAAAACATCTTGAAATGAAGCAGCGCGCAGTTGCACAGTAGTAATGTATAAATATGAATATTAACAATAAAAAGAATACATAGCATCACGGACCTGGCATCTTGGCAACCAGGCTAGAAATTTCACAGTTCCAAATGCCCAATACAAACAGCCTGCAGCAAGAATTAATGAACTCTCGGCATCCAATGCAATACCGCAAAGCCCCTTACCAAAAGTGATTCAATGCCCGAAGGCTCCAAATCCACAGACGCAAGGACGCATTACCAGAAAGGCAACATGAATTACGAGAAGGGAAACTACGACAAGGCCATTGAAAGCTACAACATGGCAATCCTTTTCAATCCCTCCTTTTCCGAGGCATACTTTAACCGCGGCCTGTGCTACTACAACCTCAAGGAGTTTGAAAAATCCATTACAGACTATACAAAAGCCGCCGACTTGGACCCAAAAAACCCGGTTATTTACAATAACCGGGGAGATGCCTTTTACAGAAAGCAGGATTTCCCTGGCGCAATCAAGGATTACGACAAGGCAATAAGCCTCAACCCAAAATACCTCAAGGCATTCTACAACCGGGGCCTTGCCTTTGCATGCCAGCAGGAATACGACAAGGCAGTTGAAGACTTCAACGTGGTCATAGAGCTTAACCCCAATTTTTCCGAAGCTTACCATATCCGCGGGCTTGCCTTCGACTACTTAAATGATTTTGACAAGGCGATTGCCGATTATGACAAGGCAATAGAGTTAAACCCCAATTTCACAGAGGCCATAAGCCACAGGGAGATTGCAAAGCAGAAAAAGGACTCCGGGGTGACAACCGGGGGCGGCCCAGACACGCCGCAACAGGCCGGGCAGGCAGGAGCGCAGCAACAGCAAGGCATCAATGCCGTCAAGCTGATGTCAAAGCCAAACATGCACTTTTCCGATGTTGCAGGCATGCAGAAGATGAAGGAGGAAATAAACGAGGACATTGTGTATCCATTCACAAGCCCGGAGCTTGCCCGCCACTATGGCAAGGCGGCAGGCGGCGGCCTGATGCTCTATGGCCCCCCCGGCTGCGGCAAAACATTCATAGTCAAGGCCGCGGCAGGCGAGTGCAAGTCCAATTTCCT
Proteins encoded in this region:
- a CDS encoding AAA family ATPase — encoded protein: MPEGSKSTDARTHYQKGNMNYEKGNYDKAIESYNMAILFNPSFSEAYFNRGLCYYNLKEFEKSITDYTKAADLDPKNPVIYNNRGDAFYRKQDFPGAIKDYDKAISLNPKYLKAFYNRGLAFACQQEYDKAVEDFNVVIELNPNFSEAYHIRGLAFDYLNDFDKAIADYDKAIELNPNFTEAISHREIAKQKKDSGVTTGGGPDTPQQAGQAGAQQQQGINAVKLMSKPNMHFSDVAGMQKMKEEINEDIVYPFTSPELARHYGKAAGGGLMLYGPPGCGKTFIVKAAAGECKSNFLNAKISDIVDMYVGNTEKNLHNIFETARKNSPCMIFFDEMEALGGRREEMTQSNAYMKMAVNQLLFEMDGLEAHNTNVLIIGATNAPWDVDPALRRSGRFGKTIYIPEPDYASRREILKMHSKKLPLASHINFTRLARATHGYASADLKAIVEEAGAIPWRQVFHKIQKRKELHMQQGMGEKEAEEKANKEVKQRLVTTGDFLKAIGKKKSSLPPWYEQAKKQIGQQ